Proteins from one Leptospira meyeri genomic window:
- a CDS encoding TrmH family RNA methyltransferase: protein MQYIHSPQDPRLADYQLLKAKEETSDKFIADHEKTAVRLLNSSLSVESVFCMPKYWEKHKELILSRIPDVNRCFIADKQVFEETIGFSVHQGFMAVGYQKWSELSKATAPILFVNSIVDSENIGSIIRSAAAFGIKTILFDNKSASPYLRRSVRVSMGSLFQIQLVRTYNSTETINTLKETGHTILSLSLPREGKILSSKIQSIYETGKQTKFVLVLGNEAEGIESNILNLSDKLVYIPMKNQIDSLNVSHAFAVALSHLVDAPF from the coding sequence TACCAACTCCTCAAAGCAAAAGAAGAAACTTCGGATAAATTCATTGCCGACCATGAAAAAACTGCCGTTCGCCTCTTAAATTCTTCTCTTTCAGTGGAATCCGTATTCTGTATGCCCAAATACTGGGAAAAACACAAAGAATTAATCCTATCAAGAATACCAGACGTTAACCGTTGTTTTATTGCCGATAAACAAGTGTTTGAAGAGACGATTGGATTTTCTGTACACCAAGGATTTATGGCTGTTGGTTATCAAAAATGGAGTGAATTGTCTAAAGCAACTGCACCGATTTTATTCGTGAACTCAATCGTCGATAGTGAAAACATTGGCTCTATTATCCGTTCTGCAGCAGCCTTTGGTATCAAAACCATTCTTTTTGACAATAAGTCTGCCTCACCATATCTACGAAGAAGTGTCAGAGTGTCCATGGGATCTCTTTTCCAGATTCAACTAGTTCGCACTTATAATTCAACTGAAACAATCAACACTCTCAAAGAAACTGGACATACAATATTATCTCTTAGCCTTCCTCGAGAAGGGAAAATCTTATCATCAAAAATTCAATCAATCTATGAAACAGGTAAACAAACAAAATTTGTATTGGTACTTGGTAATGAAGCAGAAGGAATCGAATCAAACATTCTCAATCTCTCGGACAAATTGGTTTACATTCCAATGAAAAATCAAATTGATTCTTTAAATGTATCTCATGCTTTCGCAGTTGCATTATCACATCTGGTTGATGCGCCCTTCTAA
- a CDS encoding serine/threonine protein kinase encodes MNINHSFYQLTPDSILNALESLGYETTGRFYPLNSVENRVYDIETSNAGRIVVKFYRPGKWSYDQILEEHRFLLELSLEEIPVLTPITLKGKTLFEWSGIYFAIWPLRNGRIVEEIAGGDLERVGALLGRVHAVGKKLGSVHRPTLDIPSYGLNSLNFILGKGLIPNKTLAERYQVTALRSFEIFESLVKEYQIPFQRIHGDCHKGNLLVSSDGYSLLDFDDFLMGPIIQDFWMLLPLGESDRKNDVFGFLQGYTMFAEFDENWLQLVEPLRIIRYIHYAAWIAKRWEDPSFPSLFPHFGTEEYWLKETLDLESAKKDLEEQSIEVSNQGNIEPEMTNKDFFWDWEN; translated from the coding sequence TTGAATATCAATCACTCTTTTTACCAACTAACACCTGATTCCATACTAAATGCTTTAGAATCATTGGGATATGAAACTACAGGTAGATTTTATCCCTTGAACAGTGTTGAAAATCGAGTTTATGATATTGAAACATCGAATGCGGGAAGAATCGTAGTAAAGTTTTATCGACCAGGTAAATGGAGTTATGACCAAATTTTAGAAGAACACCGGTTTCTCTTGGAACTTTCCTTGGAAGAAATTCCGGTGTTAACTCCAATCACTTTAAAAGGTAAAACTTTATTTGAATGGTCAGGAATTTATTTTGCCATTTGGCCTTTGCGGAATGGTCGGATTGTGGAAGAAATTGCCGGAGGTGATTTAGAAAGAGTAGGTGCGCTCCTCGGTCGAGTCCATGCGGTTGGGAAAAAACTCGGTTCGGTGCATAGACCAACCCTTGATATCCCTTCTTATGGTTTAAATTCTTTAAACTTTATTTTAGGTAAAGGATTAATTCCAAACAAAACTTTGGCAGAGCGATACCAAGTAACTGCTCTTAGGTCTTTCGAAATTTTTGAATCTTTAGTGAAAGAATATCAAATTCCTTTTCAAAGAATTCATGGAGATTGCCATAAAGGGAATTTGCTCGTTTCATCTGACGGTTATAGTCTTTTGGATTTTGATGATTTTTTGATGGGACCAATTATACAAGATTTTTGGATGTTGCTTCCATTGGGTGAATCAGATCGAAAGAATGATGTATTTGGTTTTTTACAAGGTTATACGATGTTTGCAGAGTTTGATGAAAACTGGTTACAATTGGTGGAACCACTTCGAATCATTAGATACATACATTATGCTGCATGGATTGCGAAACGCTGGGAAGATCCTTCATTTCCATCTTTATTCCCTCATTTTGGTACAGAAGAATATTGGTTAAAAGAAACTTTGGATTTGGAGTCTGCTAAAAAGGATTTGGAAGAGCAGTCGATTGAGGTTTCAAATCAAGGTAATATTGAGCCTGAGATGACAAACAAAGATTTTTTTTGGGATTGGGAAAATTAG
- the dgcR gene encoding diguanylate cyclase DgcR, with translation MEKEGKKILIIEDSELQRKLLNRWISNHGYVPIEAVSLSDARTIISQDQIDVVLLDWELPDGSGIELISEIFSSSPVGWLPIIMVTGHTEPENLKLAIEAGATDYITKPAKEIELLARIFSALRMKSLHDQLRETAIRDVMTGLYNRRYMEERIEQEFQRCKRHKHTLSLAMIDIDFFKKVNDTYGHETGDIVLKRIASELKSCLRKSDIISRFGGEEFVIVFPETGVPDATRVLDKIREKVSNIELESEGNQKFKVSFSGGVAGGDISEVENPIELLRTADKLLYEAKSSGRNRIIN, from the coding sequence ATGGAGAAAGAAGGAAAAAAAATTCTCATCATAGAAGATTCGGAATTACAGCGAAAACTTCTCAATCGATGGATCTCTAACCATGGTTATGTTCCTATTGAAGCGGTTTCTCTTTCTGATGCGAGAACAATCATAAGTCAGGATCAGATTGATGTCGTTCTTTTGGATTGGGAATTGCCAGATGGTTCCGGCATTGAGTTGATTTCTGAGATTTTCTCCTCTTCTCCAGTGGGTTGGCTTCCTATCATTATGGTCACAGGTCATACAGAACCTGAAAATCTAAAACTTGCAATTGAAGCAGGTGCTACCGATTATATTACGAAACCTGCTAAAGAAATTGAACTTTTGGCTAGAATCTTTAGCGCTCTTCGGATGAAATCTTTGCATGATCAACTAAGAGAAACCGCAATCCGTGATGTAATGACCGGTTTATATAATCGGCGTTATATGGAAGAGAGGATTGAGCAAGAGTTCCAAAGATGCAAAAGGCATAAACATACCTTATCATTGGCTATGATTGATATTGATTTTTTTAAAAAAGTAAATGATACTTATGGCCATGAAACAGGTGACATTGTTTTAAAGAGAATTGCTTCAGAATTGAAGTCTTGTTTGCGAAAATCAGATATTATTTCTAGATTTGGTGGGGAAGAGTTTGTCATCGTTTTTCCAGAAACAGGTGTACCGGATGCAACACGTGTTTTAGATAAGATAAGGGAAAAGGTTTCAAACATTGAATTGGAATCAGAGGGAAATCAAAAATTTAAAGTTTCTTTCAGTGGCGGAGTTGCTGGTGGAGATATCTCTGAAGTTGAAAATCCAATCGAACTTCTTCGAACGGCTGACAAACTATTATATGAAGCAAAGTCCTCAGGTCGAAATCGAATCATCAATTAA